In the Silene latifolia isolate original U9 population chromosome 1, ASM4854445v1, whole genome shotgun sequence genome, TATTGGTTCAAGCATAGAGCTGAGGATTGGCAGCGAGGTATTCTGAAGCGGTGTCGAACATTTTCTTGATGTTCTCTTTTCCAGCTGCGACGTGCTCATCAGTGACCACAAAATCTCCCTTGGTGTGGTAGTGTGTTACCATCGTGTAGTGAGTCCCGTTCCCTGATGGCTCGAAGGTGCTCTCGTGAACTACATATTCTATGTTTTCACGAAGGACATCACCTTCAATGGTTGTGTACTTGCAGTAGAACTTGCCTGCGTCAATTTCATCTACTCTGTTTTTCGCGTACTTGAAGGGTTTCCCTGCATAATATGCCATTATTCTTGGTTAGAAATACTCGAGTTGAGTCATATAGACGCTGACAGATCGAGTTACCTATAGAATTACTCGTATTATTACGTTGTATAAACACAACGTAAGTAGGTGACAAACTTTAAAACTATTCTAGAACACAAGCTAGGTAGGATGTATGTGTATATGCATTTTAAGTTACAAGAAGAAATATAATTAAACCAACCTTCGGGGAAGTTGAGTTGTCTAACAGACCCAACAGTGCCGGCATCACCATGAACAACGTCTACACTTTTAACAAAATTGGGTAACGCTTTTGGCATGAAATTATGGTTATCAATGCAGAAAGCATTAAACAACCTAGCCGCGGCCACAGGGCTAGTGCAATCGACCATTGTGTGTGTTGAAACTCCCATTATCGATTTGTTTCTTAAAGAGCTAACAAATGGAAAAATATAACAAGTTTTAGTTGAAGGTTGCTAGTGAAAGAGGTTGATACAAATGTTGGTTATTTGGTCTGATATTTATAGTCGAATTCCGAGAGATACCATCGGGTTATACTCGCATATACATTGCCATGAATCATCACGTCAAATATTGTGGTCTTGTCGACTTCATACTATTAAATTACTTTGAATTTTTTAAATGTATCATGATTCAATTCATGGATGTGAAGATTATCTTAATTTTAAGATGGATATATCcgttttaaattttaaaaaaaattaaatagtgTAAGTGAGACAAAAGTTAATTATCTTGGGAATAAGAAAAAGTCTGTGTTTATCCTATCTAAGTGAGTGTTGTTTGACCGGTTTTTATTTCAAGTTGGATATTGTCGTATTAAGAGAGACCAATTCTATTT is a window encoding:
- the LOC141586963 gene encoding major allergen Mal d 1-like, which codes for MGVSTHTMVDCTSPVAAARLFNAFCIDNHNFMPKALPNFVKSVDVVHGDAGTVGSVRQLNFPEGKPFKYAKNRVDEIDAGKFYCKYTTIEGDVLRENIEYVVHESTFEPSGNGTHYTMVTHYHTKGDFVVTDEHVAAGKENIKKMFDTASEYLAANPQLYA